The Elaeis guineensis isolate ETL-2024a chromosome 13, EG11, whole genome shotgun sequence genome includes a region encoding these proteins:
- the LOC105060947 gene encoding cyclin-D2-1 isoform X4, translated as MALSPELLSASSNLFCAEDADDVASWDDDGAADNDGEWALPVHSGDRPVAALLAAEPDHMPRPDYLSRLHARFLDAIGRQDAINWILKVNEFYRFRPVTAYLSVNYLDRFLSSNSLPGQDGQRSGWPMQLLSVACVSVAAKMEETHVPLLLDLQILDPRFVFEPRTVRRMELLLMAALRWRMRSVTPFDFLPHLATALLPSASASASAASLLSRAADLILSTHRVVDFLGYRPSAIAAAAILCAADEIADFPAGDDGDPSSRFDVWVSKETVSGCRQLMEEYLIDTCPSAGREKPRRELPMPQSPVGVLDAAACGSCDTQKSAAPLTELARAEPLPKRRRLAEGRCTESIDTGDDGKNL; from the exons ATGGCGCTCTCTCCGGAGCTCCTCTCCGCGTCCTCTAATCTCTTCTGCGCCGAGGACGCCGATGATGTGGCCTCCTGGGACGACGACGGCGCCGCCGACAACGACGGCGAGTGGGCCCTCCCGGTTCACTCCGGCGACCGCCCCGTCGCCGCCCTCCTCGCAGCGGAGCCCGATCACATGCCCCGCCCTGACTATCTCTCCCGTTTGCACGCTCGCTTCCTTGACGCCATCGGTCGCCAGGACGCTATCAACTGGATCCTCAAG GTGAACGAGTTCTACCGCTTCCGCCCGGTGACGGCGTACCTCTCCGTCAACTATCTCGACCGATTTCTCTCCTCGAATAGCCTTCCG GGGCAGGACGGGCAGAGGAGCGGGTGGCCGATGCAGTTGTTGTCGGTGGCGTGCGTGTCGGTGGCGGCGAAGATGGAGGAGACGCACGTGCCACTGCTGCTGGACCTCCAGATCCTGGACCCGCGTTTCGTGTTCGAGCCCCGCACCGTTCGCCGGATGGAGCTCCTCCTCATGGCCGCCCTCCGCTGGCGGATGCGCTCCGTCACACCCTTCGACTTCCTACCCCACCTCGCCACCGCCTTGCTCCCCTCCGCCTCCGCTTCCGCCTCCGCCGCCTCCCTCCTGTCCCGCGCTGCCGATCTCATTCTCAGCACCCACCGTG TGGTGGATTTCTTGGGCTACCGGCCGTCGGCCATCGCCGCCGCGGCCATCCTCTGCGCGGCGGACGAGATCGCCGATTTCCCGGCCGGCGACGACGGCGATCCATCGAGCCGCTTCGACGTGTGGGTCAGCAAG GAGACGGTGAGTGGGTGTCGCCAGCTAATGGAAGAGTACCTGATCGACACGTGCCCATCGGCTGGGCGAGAGAAGCCGCGGAGAGAGCTGCCGATGCCGCAGAGCCCGGTCGGCGTTTTGGACGCCGCGGCCTGCGGCAGTTGCGACACCCAGAAGTCCGCCGCGCCTCTCACCGAGCTGGCCCGCGCCGAGCCCCTCCCCAAGCGCCGGCGCCTCGCCGAGGGCCGTTGTACAGAGAGTATAGATACAGGCGATGATGGTAAAAATCTCTGA
- the LOC105060947 gene encoding cyclin-D2-1 isoform X2, whose translation MALSPELLSASSNLFCAEDADDVASWDDDGAADNDGEWALPVHSGDRPVAALLAAEPDHMPRPDYLSRLHARFLDAIGRQDAINWILKVNEFYRFRPVTAYLSVNYLDRFLSSNSLPAMQGQDGQRSGWPMQLLSVACVSVAAKMEETHVPLLLDLQILDPRFVFEPRTVRRMELLLMAALRWRMRSVTPFDFLPHLATALLPSASASASAASLLSRAADLILSTHRVVDFLGYRPSAIAAAAILCAADEIADFPAGDDGDPSSRFDVWVSKETVSGCRQLMEEYLIDTCPSAGREKPRRELPMPQSPVGVLDAAACGSCDTQKSAAPLTELARAEPLPKRRRLAEGRCTESIDTGDDGKNL comes from the exons ATGGCGCTCTCTCCGGAGCTCCTCTCCGCGTCCTCTAATCTCTTCTGCGCCGAGGACGCCGATGATGTGGCCTCCTGGGACGACGACGGCGCCGCCGACAACGACGGCGAGTGGGCCCTCCCGGTTCACTCCGGCGACCGCCCCGTCGCCGCCCTCCTCGCAGCGGAGCCCGATCACATGCCCCGCCCTGACTATCTCTCCCGTTTGCACGCTCGCTTCCTTGACGCCATCGGTCGCCAGGACGCTATCAACTGGATCCTCAAG GTGAACGAGTTCTACCGCTTCCGCCCGGTGACGGCGTACCTCTCCGTCAACTATCTCGACCGATTTCTCTCCTCGAATAGCCTTCCG GCGATGCAGGGGCAGGACGGGCAGAGGAGCGGGTGGCCGATGCAGTTGTTGTCGGTGGCGTGCGTGTCGGTGGCGGCGAAGATGGAGGAGACGCACGTGCCACTGCTGCTGGACCTCCAGATCCTGGACCCGCGTTTCGTGTTCGAGCCCCGCACCGTTCGCCGGATGGAGCTCCTCCTCATGGCCGCCCTCCGCTGGCGGATGCGCTCCGTCACACCCTTCGACTTCCTACCCCACCTCGCCACCGCCTTGCTCCCCTCCGCCTCCGCTTCCGCCTCCGCCGCCTCCCTCCTGTCCCGCGCTGCCGATCTCATTCTCAGCACCCACCGTG TGGTGGATTTCTTGGGCTACCGGCCGTCGGCCATCGCCGCCGCGGCCATCCTCTGCGCGGCGGACGAGATCGCCGATTTCCCGGCCGGCGACGACGGCGATCCATCGAGCCGCTTCGACGTGTGGGTCAGCAAG GAGACGGTGAGTGGGTGTCGCCAGCTAATGGAAGAGTACCTGATCGACACGTGCCCATCGGCTGGGCGAGAGAAGCCGCGGAGAGAGCTGCCGATGCCGCAGAGCCCGGTCGGCGTTTTGGACGCCGCGGCCTGCGGCAGTTGCGACACCCAGAAGTCCGCCGCGCCTCTCACCGAGCTGGCCCGCGCCGAGCCCCTCCCCAAGCGCCGGCGCCTCGCCGAGGGCCGTTGTACAGAGAGTATAGATACAGGCGATGATGGTAAAAATCTCTGA
- the LOC105060947 gene encoding cyclin-D2-1 isoform X5: MALSPELLSASSNLFCAEDADDVASWDDDGAADNDGEWALPVHSGDRPVAALLAAEPDHMPRPDYLSRLHARFLDAIGRQDAINWILKVNEFYRFRPVTAYLSVNYLDRFLSSNSLPDGQRSGWPMQLLSVACVSVAAKMEETHVPLLLDLQILDPRFVFEPRTVRRMELLLMAALRWRMRSVTPFDFLPHLATALLPSASASASAASLLSRAADLILSTHRVVDFLGYRPSAIAAAAILCAADEIADFPAGDDGDPSSRFDVWVSKDQETVSGCRQLMEEYLIDTCPSAGREKPRRELPMPQSPVGVLDAAACGSCDTQKSAAPLTELARAEPLPKRRRLAEGRCTESIDTGDDGKNL, encoded by the exons ATGGCGCTCTCTCCGGAGCTCCTCTCCGCGTCCTCTAATCTCTTCTGCGCCGAGGACGCCGATGATGTGGCCTCCTGGGACGACGACGGCGCCGCCGACAACGACGGCGAGTGGGCCCTCCCGGTTCACTCCGGCGACCGCCCCGTCGCCGCCCTCCTCGCAGCGGAGCCCGATCACATGCCCCGCCCTGACTATCTCTCCCGTTTGCACGCTCGCTTCCTTGACGCCATCGGTCGCCAGGACGCTATCAACTGGATCCTCAAG GTGAACGAGTTCTACCGCTTCCGCCCGGTGACGGCGTACCTCTCCGTCAACTATCTCGACCGATTTCTCTCCTCGAATAGCCTTCCG GACGGGCAGAGGAGCGGGTGGCCGATGCAGTTGTTGTCGGTGGCGTGCGTGTCGGTGGCGGCGAAGATGGAGGAGACGCACGTGCCACTGCTGCTGGACCTCCAGATCCTGGACCCGCGTTTCGTGTTCGAGCCCCGCACCGTTCGCCGGATGGAGCTCCTCCTCATGGCCGCCCTCCGCTGGCGGATGCGCTCCGTCACACCCTTCGACTTCCTACCCCACCTCGCCACCGCCTTGCTCCCCTCCGCCTCCGCTTCCGCCTCCGCCGCCTCCCTCCTGTCCCGCGCTGCCGATCTCATTCTCAGCACCCACCGTG TGGTGGATTTCTTGGGCTACCGGCCGTCGGCCATCGCCGCCGCGGCCATCCTCTGCGCGGCGGACGAGATCGCCGATTTCCCGGCCGGCGACGACGGCGATCCATCGAGCCGCTTCGACGTGTGGGTCAGCAAG gATCAGGAGACGGTGAGTGGGTGTCGCCAGCTAATGGAAGAGTACCTGATCGACACGTGCCCATCGGCTGGGCGAGAGAAGCCGCGGAGAGAGCTGCCGATGCCGCAGAGCCCGGTCGGCGTTTTGGACGCCGCGGCCTGCGGCAGTTGCGACACCCAGAAGTCCGCCGCGCCTCTCACCGAGCTGGCCCGCGCCGAGCCCCTCCCCAAGCGCCGGCGCCTCGCCGAGGGCCGTTGTACAGAGAGTATAGATACAGGCGATGATGGTAAAAATCTCTGA
- the LOC105060947 gene encoding cyclin-D2-1 isoform X1, producing MALSPELLSASSNLFCAEDADDVASWDDDGAADNDGEWALPVHSGDRPVAALLAAEPDHMPRPDYLSRLHARFLDAIGRQDAINWILKVNEFYRFRPVTAYLSVNYLDRFLSSNSLPAMQGQDGQRSGWPMQLLSVACVSVAAKMEETHVPLLLDLQILDPRFVFEPRTVRRMELLLMAALRWRMRSVTPFDFLPHLATALLPSASASASAASLLSRAADLILSTHRVVDFLGYRPSAIAAAAILCAADEIADFPAGDDGDPSSRFDVWVSKDQETVSGCRQLMEEYLIDTCPSAGREKPRRELPMPQSPVGVLDAAACGSCDTQKSAAPLTELARAEPLPKRRRLAEGRCTESIDTGDDGKNL from the exons ATGGCGCTCTCTCCGGAGCTCCTCTCCGCGTCCTCTAATCTCTTCTGCGCCGAGGACGCCGATGATGTGGCCTCCTGGGACGACGACGGCGCCGCCGACAACGACGGCGAGTGGGCCCTCCCGGTTCACTCCGGCGACCGCCCCGTCGCCGCCCTCCTCGCAGCGGAGCCCGATCACATGCCCCGCCCTGACTATCTCTCCCGTTTGCACGCTCGCTTCCTTGACGCCATCGGTCGCCAGGACGCTATCAACTGGATCCTCAAG GTGAACGAGTTCTACCGCTTCCGCCCGGTGACGGCGTACCTCTCCGTCAACTATCTCGACCGATTTCTCTCCTCGAATAGCCTTCCG GCGATGCAGGGGCAGGACGGGCAGAGGAGCGGGTGGCCGATGCAGTTGTTGTCGGTGGCGTGCGTGTCGGTGGCGGCGAAGATGGAGGAGACGCACGTGCCACTGCTGCTGGACCTCCAGATCCTGGACCCGCGTTTCGTGTTCGAGCCCCGCACCGTTCGCCGGATGGAGCTCCTCCTCATGGCCGCCCTCCGCTGGCGGATGCGCTCCGTCACACCCTTCGACTTCCTACCCCACCTCGCCACCGCCTTGCTCCCCTCCGCCTCCGCTTCCGCCTCCGCCGCCTCCCTCCTGTCCCGCGCTGCCGATCTCATTCTCAGCACCCACCGTG TGGTGGATTTCTTGGGCTACCGGCCGTCGGCCATCGCCGCCGCGGCCATCCTCTGCGCGGCGGACGAGATCGCCGATTTCCCGGCCGGCGACGACGGCGATCCATCGAGCCGCTTCGACGTGTGGGTCAGCAAG gATCAGGAGACGGTGAGTGGGTGTCGCCAGCTAATGGAAGAGTACCTGATCGACACGTGCCCATCGGCTGGGCGAGAGAAGCCGCGGAGAGAGCTGCCGATGCCGCAGAGCCCGGTCGGCGTTTTGGACGCCGCGGCCTGCGGCAGTTGCGACACCCAGAAGTCCGCCGCGCCTCTCACCGAGCTGGCCCGCGCCGAGCCCCTCCCCAAGCGCCGGCGCCTCGCCGAGGGCCGTTGTACAGAGAGTATAGATACAGGCGATGATGGTAAAAATCTCTGA
- the LOC105060947 gene encoding cyclin-D2-1 isoform X3: MALSPELLSASSNLFCAEDADDVASWDDDGAADNDGEWALPVHSGDRPVAALLAAEPDHMPRPDYLSRLHARFLDAIGRQDAINWILKVNEFYRFRPVTAYLSVNYLDRFLSSNSLPGQDGQRSGWPMQLLSVACVSVAAKMEETHVPLLLDLQILDPRFVFEPRTVRRMELLLMAALRWRMRSVTPFDFLPHLATALLPSASASASAASLLSRAADLILSTHRVVDFLGYRPSAIAAAAILCAADEIADFPAGDDGDPSSRFDVWVSKDQETVSGCRQLMEEYLIDTCPSAGREKPRRELPMPQSPVGVLDAAACGSCDTQKSAAPLTELARAEPLPKRRRLAEGRCTESIDTGDDGKNL; this comes from the exons ATGGCGCTCTCTCCGGAGCTCCTCTCCGCGTCCTCTAATCTCTTCTGCGCCGAGGACGCCGATGATGTGGCCTCCTGGGACGACGACGGCGCCGCCGACAACGACGGCGAGTGGGCCCTCCCGGTTCACTCCGGCGACCGCCCCGTCGCCGCCCTCCTCGCAGCGGAGCCCGATCACATGCCCCGCCCTGACTATCTCTCCCGTTTGCACGCTCGCTTCCTTGACGCCATCGGTCGCCAGGACGCTATCAACTGGATCCTCAAG GTGAACGAGTTCTACCGCTTCCGCCCGGTGACGGCGTACCTCTCCGTCAACTATCTCGACCGATTTCTCTCCTCGAATAGCCTTCCG GGGCAGGACGGGCAGAGGAGCGGGTGGCCGATGCAGTTGTTGTCGGTGGCGTGCGTGTCGGTGGCGGCGAAGATGGAGGAGACGCACGTGCCACTGCTGCTGGACCTCCAGATCCTGGACCCGCGTTTCGTGTTCGAGCCCCGCACCGTTCGCCGGATGGAGCTCCTCCTCATGGCCGCCCTCCGCTGGCGGATGCGCTCCGTCACACCCTTCGACTTCCTACCCCACCTCGCCACCGCCTTGCTCCCCTCCGCCTCCGCTTCCGCCTCCGCCGCCTCCCTCCTGTCCCGCGCTGCCGATCTCATTCTCAGCACCCACCGTG TGGTGGATTTCTTGGGCTACCGGCCGTCGGCCATCGCCGCCGCGGCCATCCTCTGCGCGGCGGACGAGATCGCCGATTTCCCGGCCGGCGACGACGGCGATCCATCGAGCCGCTTCGACGTGTGGGTCAGCAAG gATCAGGAGACGGTGAGTGGGTGTCGCCAGCTAATGGAAGAGTACCTGATCGACACGTGCCCATCGGCTGGGCGAGAGAAGCCGCGGAGAGAGCTGCCGATGCCGCAGAGCCCGGTCGGCGTTTTGGACGCCGCGGCCTGCGGCAGTTGCGACACCCAGAAGTCCGCCGCGCCTCTCACCGAGCTGGCCCGCGCCGAGCCCCTCCCCAAGCGCCGGCGCCTCGCCGAGGGCCGTTGTACAGAGAGTATAGATACAGGCGATGATGGTAAAAATCTCTGA